Proteins found in one Raphanus sativus cultivar WK10039 unplaced genomic scaffold, ASM80110v3 Scaffold0410, whole genome shotgun sequence genomic segment:
- the LOC130502071 gene encoding uncharacterized protein LOC130502071: MSNLASLPPSILHKILSKVATLHIWDFGSARIAFSGVNQIGRDDYLYRSADLIHFDDWINEVNAVRKFRLLCYQAGNLEAIYLRGMYEFFYLHLLDQGREKIHLAAERRLLLAKYVDGMLNLAFSVDDGGLVHNYPNFSREFVDRMYYMIRNNNPQPIGVMKNVRCLCLYWKE; the protein is encoded by the coding sequence CCTTCCATCCTCCATAAGATTCTCTCAAAGGTAGCAACACTTCACATCTGGGACTTCGGTAGTGCAAGAATTGCTTTCTCCGGGGTTAATCAAATCGGCAGAGATGACTACTTATATCGATCTGCTGATCTCATTCACTTCGATGATTGGATTAATGAGGTTAATGCTGTAAGAAAATTCCGACTTCTGTGCTACCAAGCCGGTAATCTAGAGGCCATCTACTTGCGCGGTATGTATGAGTTCTTCTACCTCCATTTACTTGATCAAGGAAGAGAGAAAATCCATCTTGCTGCTGAGAGAAGATTGTTGTTGGCCAAGTATGTAGATGGAATGCTCAACTTAGCGTTTAGTGTAGATGATGGAGGGTTGGTTCACAACTATCCTAACTTTAGTCGTGAATTTGTTGATCGGATGTATTACATGATCAGGAATAATAATCCTCAGCCCATTGGGGTTATGAAAAACGTGAGGTGTTTATGTCTATACTGGAAAGAATAA